A region of Ammospiza nelsoni isolate bAmmNel1 chromosome 8, bAmmNel1.pri, whole genome shotgun sequence DNA encodes the following proteins:
- the FAM53B gene encoding protein FAM53B isoform X2 translates to MSQGPTLFSCGVMENDRWRDLSRKCPLQLEQPGASIWDCLSDKGEEGSRWPRDTAGTCSVTNLIKELSLSDPHGHPSAPPSKRQCRSLSFSDEMSGCGTSWRPLGSKVWTPVEKRRCYSGGSVQRYSNGFATMQRSSSFSLPARSNPLCGGQPRRSAAGGHGGDRVDIQRSLSCSHERFSCSEYGAPSACSTPASTPELGRRAAGLARSRSQPCVLNDKKVGIKRRRPEEVQEERPSLDLAKMTQNRQTFNSLTCLSSTAEDGSQRLPGPQAWAAAPEVMPGRTPACTPVPEPARARPCEHRASRDDLSCEEEEEGTAKEEHRAAWRSTESLFQLDGELDIEQIENN, encoded by the exons AAAATGACAGATGGAGAGATCTCAGCAGGAAATGTCCACTCCAGCTCGAGCAGCCGGGCGCCAGCATCTGGGACTGCCTGTCAGACAAGGGCGAGGAGGGCTCGCGCTGGCCCAGGGACACGGCCGGCACCTGCTCCGTCACCAACCTGATCAAGGAGCTGAGCCTCAGTGACCCCCACGGCCACCCCTCCGCCCCTCCCAGCAAGCGCCAGTGCCGCTCCCTGTCCTTCTCCGATGAGATGTCGGGCTGTGGGACCTCCTGGAGGCCCCTGGGCTCCAAGGTGTGGACGCCGGTGGAGAAGAGGCGCTGCTACAGCGGCGGCAGCGTGCAGCGCTACTCCAACGGCTTCGCCACCAtgcagaggagctccagctTCAGCCTGCCCGCCCGCTCCAACCCGCTGTGCGGCGGGCAGCCCAGGAGATCGGCTGCTGGAGGGCACGGGGGAGACAGGGTGGACATCCAGAGGTCCCTGTCCTGCTCGCACGAGCGCTTCTCGTGCTCGGAGTACGGCGCGCCCTCGGCCTGCAGCACACCCGCCTCCACGCCCGAGCTGggccgccgcgccgccggccTGGCCCGCAGCCGCTCCCAGCCCTGCGTCCTCAACGACAAAAAGGTGGGCATCAAGCGCAGGAGGCCCGAGGAGGTCCAGGAGGAGCGGCCCTCGCTGGACCTCGCCAAGATGACCCAG AACCGCCAGACTTTCAACAGCCTCACCTGCCTCAGCAGCACGGCCGAGGACGGCTCCCAGCGGCTGCCGGGCCCTCAGGCATGGGCGGCGGCCCCCGAGGTGATGCCGGGCCGGACCCCCGCCTGCACCCCGGTCCCGGAGCCGGCCCGCGCCCGGCCCTGTGAGCACCGCGCCAGCAGGGACGACCTGtcctgtgaggaggaggaggagggcaccGCCAAGGAGGAGCACAGGGCGGCATGGAGGAGCACCGAGAGCCTCTTCCAGCTGGATGGCGAGCTAGACATCGAGCAGATCGAGAACAActga